GGCACCCTTGCCTACATGTCTCCAGAGCAAACAGGTCGCATGAATCGGGTGATGGATTACCGCACGGATTTCTATTCCCTGGGTGTGCTGCTGTATCAATTGTTGTGCGATCGACTGCCCTTCGTCACCAACGATGCCATGGAAATGGTGCATTGCCACATTGCTAAACAGCCAATCCCACTCCAGGCAATCAATCCATCAATCCCCGTAGTGGTTTCCAACCTGGTGACGAAACTCCTGGCAAAAGTCGCCGAAGAGCGGTATCAGAGTGCTTGGGGCATTCAGGCAGATTTGCAGCGCTGCTTGCAGCAGTGGCAAACCCACGGCAAGATTGCCACCTTTCCCCTGGCTGAGCGCGATCGGTCTGACCGCTTCCAAATTCCCCAAACACTATATGGCAGAGAAGCAGACGTAAAGACGTTATTGAAAGCCTATGAGCGAGTTGCCAGCGGCAGTTGCGAGTTGATTCTGGTGTCTGGTCATGCGGGCATTGGCAAGTCAGCCTTAGTCCAGGAACTGTATCGACCCATGACCCAGCAACGGGGGTATTTGATTGCTGGAAAATTTGACCCGTTTCACTGCGACAAACCCTATACCGCCCTGATTGCGGCGTTTCGTGACCTGATGCGTCAACTCCTGTCTGAAACGGCAGAGGAGATTGCCCACTGGCGAGAACACCTATTGTCGGCTCTGGGAGAAAATGGGCAGGTTATCATCGACGCGATCCCTGAAGTGCAGCTCATTCTGGGTGAACAGCCTGCTGTGCCCGATCTGGCTCCCGCCGCCGCCGAAAATCGCTTTAATCTTGCCTTGCAAAACTTTGTCCGGGTGTTTACTCAGCCCGATCGTCCCCTGGTGATCTTTCTAGATGATTTGCAGTGGGCTGATCGCGCCTCTCTCAAGTTGATTCAGCGCTTGCTTACCGCTCCCGATGGTCAATACCTGATGGTGATTGGTGCCTATCGAGACAATGCAGTCACGGCAAGCCATCCCCTCGCGGCAACCCTGAATCAAGTTCAGCAGGCAGGAGTTTCAAACCATACCATTGCTCTTTCAGCGTTGTCGATCGCCCATGTAAACGAACTGATTGCCGATACAGTCAACTGTGATTTAGCGCAGGCACTGCCTCTGGCAGAACTGCTGATGCAAAAGACGGATGGCAATCCCTTTTTCTTGAATGAGCTATTGAAAGCCCTTTATCAGGACGGGCACCTCAATTTTGATCCACAGCAAGGTCAGTGGTTGTGGGATCTACATACCATCCAGGCTGCCCAGCTAACCGATAATGTAGTTGAGTTGGTGGTTGGCAAAATTCAAAAATTACCATCCCTTGCTCAACAACGTTTGACGTTGGCGGCTTGCATTGGCTATCAGTTTGATTTAGCCACGCTGGCGATCGTCAGTGAACAGTCCCCCACGGCAGTGGCGGCTGATCTATGGGATGCGCTACAGGTTGGGCTGATTGTGCCGATCGGAAATGGTTATAAGCTCTTCCAGTCGGCACATCTCCTGGAGCATGAATCGATCAATGGGCTGAAGCAGACAGATTTCCATCCCTCTCCCGCTTACCGCTTTGCCCACGATCGGGTGCGACAAGCAGCCTATGCGCTCATTTCTGAAGCGCTACGGCAACCGATTCATCTCAAAGTGGGACAATTGCTCTGGCAAGCTACACCAGCAGACGACTTAGAAAGCAAGGTTTTTGACATTGTTAACCACCTGAATGTGGGATTAGATTTAATTCTGGATCAGACCCAAAAGCATGAATTAGCCGCACTCAATTTGATGGCAGGTCGGTCTGCTCAGGCATCCGTCGCCTATGAAACCGCTGCCAACTATTTAGCGATCGGTCGTAACTTACTGAGTGTCACCAGTTGGAGTCAGGCGTATGAGTTGACGCTGGCTCTGTATGTGACTTCGGCAGAAGTTGCCTATCTATGCAGCGACTTTGAGCAAATGGAAGCTCTGACGGCATTAGTGTTGCAACAAACCAGCGATCCACTCGATCAGGTGACGATTTACCAAATCCAAATGCGGGCTTGCATCACCCAGGGTCGTATGGCGGAGGCAATCACGATCGCCCTCAAGGCGTTGAACCTCCTGGAAGTCAGGATACCGCCCAATCCTGATCTCACCGACATTGTGGAACAAGCCAGACAAACAAAACGGGTGTTGGCAGGGAGAGCGGTTGAAGATTTGCTTCAGCTACCCAGGATGACCGACCCGCTGAAACTGGCTGCCATGAAGACGATCGCCTGCGTCTGTACACCCACTTACTTCACCGCGCCTCACCTGTGGCAACTGATGGTGTTCCAAAAAATGCAGCTTTCCCTAGAATATGGCAACGCCCCAGGTTCAGCCTTTGGCTATGCCGACTATGGCATGGTGCTTTGTGGGGTTGAAGATAACCTGGATCAGGGCTATCAGTTTGCTCAACTGGCATCCCATCTCTTGCCTCAATTGGATGCTAAAGAATTTGTGCCTAAAACCTTGCTGTTGGTAAATATCTACCTGCGCCATTGGAAAGAGCATCTTCGGGAAACGTTAAATCCACTGTTGGAAGCCTATCAGCAGGGCTTAGAAACGGGAGATTTAGAATACGCTACGGCGGCGATCGCCTTTCGTTTTTACCATGCCTATTTGGTGGGCAAGCCTTTGCCAGAACTGGATGTGGAAATGACTGCCTATGCAAAGACGCTGCGTCAATTTAACCAGCCACGAGCTGTGAATTTAACCAGCATCTATCATCAAGCCATTTTCAATTTGATGGGGCAGTCCGCACACCCCTGCGCTTTAGTCGGTGCCAGCTACAATGAAAGCGAACAGTTGCCCCAGCACCTTGCCAAAAATGATCAAAGTACGCTGTTTCATCTGTCTCTCAACAAGCTGATATTGCATTACTGGTTTCAGAACTATGCCCAGGCGACTCAAGCTGCCGCCACTGCGATCCAGCTTTTAAGCGACGGGGCCATGGGGCTGCTGGTGGTTCCCATCGCTTACTTTTATGACTCCCTGGCGCATCTTGCGATCGTTGCAGATGCGTCCCTGGCTGAACGATCGCAAATCCTGGACAGGGTTGCCAGCAATCAGCAAAAAATGCAGCATTGGGCAGACCATGCTCCCATGAACTATCAACATAAGTTTGAACTCGTCGAAGCCGAACGCTACCGTATCCTGGGAAACCCCCTAGCAGCGATGGAGGCGTACGATCGCGCCATTGACTTGGCCAATCAGCACGACTATCGCCAGGAAGCAGCGCTGGCGAACGAATTAGCGGCTATGTTCTACTTGAGCAGGGGACAAACTAAAGTCGCCCCCGTTTACTTACTAGAGGCTCACTATACCTATCAGCAATGGGGAGCCATCGCCAAGGTCAAGGATTTAGAGGAACGCTATTCCCAGCTTTTGAGCGATCACGCTAGACGAAGCCAATCCAGTACCCTCAGCCAAGTCCGATCCACTTCGCCAGACACCTCCAACAGCACCGAATCCGCCGTTCTGGATCTGGGTACGCTGATGAAAGCGGCTCAAACGCTTGCGAGTGAAATTGTGTTGGATCAGTTGCTAAGTAACTTGATGAAGATTTTGCTGGAAAATGCGGGTGCGGAGCGGGGCTATTTAATCTTAGAAACCCAGGGCAAGTTGCTGATTGAGGCTGAAGGCGTAATCCATCATGCGGCCACCGCAGATGCACCTCAGGAACCGGTGACGGTCTTGCAATCCATTCCGCTGGAAGATGCCATCACCTTACATCGTCCGCTTGCCATCAGAATTATCCATTATGTGGTTCGTACCCAGGAAAGCGTCGTCCTTAACCACGCAACTCAGGACAGTAGGTTCAGCCAGGATCCCTACATCATTCAATATCAGCCCAAGTCTATCCTCTGCACGCCGTTGATGCATCAGGGCAAACTTTCCGGTATTCTCTATGTGGAAAACAATCTCACGATCGATGCCTTTACACCTGAACGGCTAGAGGTCTTACAACTCCTTTCAGTCCAGGCGGCGATCGCGCTTGAAAATGCCCGTCTGTATCACCAGTTAGAACAGCGGGTGCAGGAACGGACGGCAGAACTCTTCCAGGCAAATCAGCAACTCCAGGAAAACGAGCAGCAGATCTTGCAGTCGTTAGAAAAAGAGCGGGAACTCAATTTGCTCAAGTCGAAATTTGTTTCCATGGTGTCCCACGAATTTCGCAATCCCATGACGACGATTGGCGGTTGTGCCAAGACACTGCAAAATCCCAATCGTCACCTGAATGAAGCGCAGAAAGAAGCTTACTTCAAACTGATTCAAGACTCGATCTCAGATATGCTGCGCCTGCTGGATGAAGTCCTGGTGCTGGGCAGAACCGAAGCCGGAGGACTGCAATATAACCCTAAACCATTGAACTTGAAACCGTTCTGCCAGGGAATCATCGAAACCTTGCAGGTGAATCTCAGCGCCCAGCAAACCCTGACCTTAACCTATCAGGGAGAGAACAACCCAGTCACGATGGACAGTACCCTGATGCAGCATATTCTAACCAACCTACTTTCCAATGCCATCAAGTATTCTCCCCAGGGGGGACAGATTCGCTTTGATGTCACCTGTGAGGGGACGATGGCAACCTTTCAAATCCAGGATCAGGGCATTGGGATTCCACTGAAGGATCAGGAACGGTTGTTTGAAACCTTCCACCGCTCCAGTAATGTGGGTGAAATTCAAGGCACCGGGCTGGGACTCGCGATCGTCAAACGATGCGTTGACTTGCACCGGGGACGTATTGATTTGGCGAGTGAAGTGAACGTTGGCACAACCGTAACGGTGATGTTACCAACTACCGCTGTGTGAAAAGACGCTACGTAACGTTGGGCGATTGAGGTGGATCCTATCGGTTGGACAATTCTGAGGGATCTCTAAGCTCTGAAATGAGAGATCTCCATGTCCATTTCAAGCATCTTTAGAGAGCGATTCTCTTTCAGAGACACTCCGTGAATGCGTTTCCCAATACACCATTTCTGGGGTGCGATACTTCAATGCTTGATGTGGACGCTCTTGATTATA
Above is a window of Leptolyngbya sp. 'hensonii' DNA encoding:
- a CDS encoding ATP-binding sensor histidine kinase, with protein sequence MVTIPGYQVIEQLHESPRSFIYRGVRECDRLPVILKTLKQAYPSPEAIARLRLEYTITHSLDLAGVAKAYSLETYPRGLAIVLEDFGGVALSHLMQQRSFTLVEVLNLAMQITQSLGDIHQQNIIHKDINPSNIAVNPTTGQVKIIDFGIAAALSRENPTLSSPKVIEGTLAYMSPEQTGRMNRVMDYRTDFYSLGVLLYQLLCDRLPFVTNDAMEMVHCHIAKQPIPLQAINPSIPVVVSNLVTKLLAKVAEERYQSAWGIQADLQRCLQQWQTHGKIATFPLAERDRSDRFQIPQTLYGREADVKTLLKAYERVASGSCELILVSGHAGIGKSALVQELYRPMTQQRGYLIAGKFDPFHCDKPYTALIAAFRDLMRQLLSETAEEIAHWREHLLSALGENGQVIIDAIPEVQLILGEQPAVPDLAPAAAENRFNLALQNFVRVFTQPDRPLVIFLDDLQWADRASLKLIQRLLTAPDGQYLMVIGAYRDNAVTASHPLAATLNQVQQAGVSNHTIALSALSIAHVNELIADTVNCDLAQALPLAELLMQKTDGNPFFLNELLKALYQDGHLNFDPQQGQWLWDLHTIQAAQLTDNVVELVVGKIQKLPSLAQQRLTLAACIGYQFDLATLAIVSEQSPTAVAADLWDALQVGLIVPIGNGYKLFQSAHLLEHESINGLKQTDFHPSPAYRFAHDRVRQAAYALISEALRQPIHLKVGQLLWQATPADDLESKVFDIVNHLNVGLDLILDQTQKHELAALNLMAGRSAQASVAYETAANYLAIGRNLLSVTSWSQAYELTLALYVTSAEVAYLCSDFEQMEALTALVLQQTSDPLDQVTIYQIQMRACITQGRMAEAITIALKALNLLEVRIPPNPDLTDIVEQARQTKRVLAGRAVEDLLQLPRMTDPLKLAAMKTIACVCTPTYFTAPHLWQLMVFQKMQLSLEYGNAPGSAFGYADYGMVLCGVEDNLDQGYQFAQLASHLLPQLDAKEFVPKTLLLVNIYLRHWKEHLRETLNPLLEAYQQGLETGDLEYATAAIAFRFYHAYLVGKPLPELDVEMTAYAKTLRQFNQPRAVNLTSIYHQAIFNLMGQSAHPCALVGASYNESEQLPQHLAKNDQSTLFHLSLNKLILHYWFQNYAQATQAAATAIQLLSDGAMGLLVVPIAYFYDSLAHLAIVADASLAERSQILDRVASNQQKMQHWADHAPMNYQHKFELVEAERYRILGNPLAAMEAYDRAIDLANQHDYRQEAALANELAAMFYLSRGQTKVAPVYLLEAHYTYQQWGAIAKVKDLEERYSQLLSDHARRSQSSTLSQVRSTSPDTSNSTESAVLDLGTLMKAAQTLASEIVLDQLLSNLMKILLENAGAERGYLILETQGKLLIEAEGVIHHAATADAPQEPVTVLQSIPLEDAITLHRPLAIRIIHYVVRTQESVVLNHATQDSRFSQDPYIIQYQPKSILCTPLMHQGKLSGILYVENNLTIDAFTPERLEVLQLLSVQAAIALENARLYHQLEQRVQERTAELFQANQQLQENEQQILQSLEKERELNLLKSKFVSMVSHEFRNPMTTIGGCAKTLQNPNRHLNEAQKEAYFKLIQDSISDMLRLLDEVLVLGRTEAGGLQYNPKPLNLKPFCQGIIETLQVNLSAQQTLTLTYQGENNPVTMDSTLMQHILTNLLSNAIKYSPQGGQIRFDVTCEGTMATFQIQDQGIGIPLKDQERLFETFHRSSNVGEIQGTGLGLAIVKRCVDLHRGRIDLASEVNVGTTVTVMLPTTAV
- a CDS encoding integrase core domain-containing protein encodes the protein MGLKEVQRWFHWYNQERPHQALKYRTPEMVYWETHSRSVSERESLSKDA